The following are encoded in a window of Alphaproteobacteria bacterium genomic DNA:
- a CDS encoding TlpA family protein disulfide reductase, with translation MCALALAGCDRQNAPAPQGKAPEAAAAASANAAAPAEPAPSGRLDRSHRGTAAPDQVFEDGEGRPIRLSAFRGRPMLVNFWATWCGPCIVEMPSLEALAARETGNLAILTVSEDLNGRQQVTDFFAEHAFQHIEPYLDGENRLMAALRVDTLPTTILFDAEGREVWRMTGAADWLGADAAALLREAGGG, from the coding sequence CTGTGCGCCCTCGCGCTGGCTGGATGCGATAGGCAAAACGCCCCGGCCCCGCAAGGCAAGGCGCCGGAGGCGGCAGCGGCGGCGAGCGCCAACGCCGCGGCGCCGGCGGAGCCCGCCCCGAGCGGCCGGCTCGACCGTTCGCACCGCGGCACTGCGGCGCCCGACCAGGTCTTCGAGGACGGCGAAGGGCGGCCGATCCGCCTCTCGGCGTTCCGCGGCCGGCCGATGCTGGTCAACTTCTGGGCGACATGGTGCGGCCCCTGCATCGTCGAAATGCCGTCGCTCGAAGCGCTTGCCGCGCGCGAAACCGGCAATCTCGCGATTCTCACCGTCAGCGAAGACCTCAATGGCCGGCAGCAGGTGACGGACTTCTTCGCCGAGCACGCTTTCCAGCATATCGAGCCCTATCTCGACGGCGAGAACCGGCTGATGGCCGCGCTCCGGGTCGACACCCTGCCGACGACGATCCTGTTCGACGCCGAGGGCCGCGAGGTGTGGCGGATGACCGGAGCGGCCGACTGGCTGGGCGCCGACGCCGCCGCGCTGCTGCGCGAGGCCGGGGGCGGCTGA